A genome region from Bradyrhizobium commune includes the following:
- a CDS encoding YfbR-like 5'-deoxynucleotidase → MTANKTPRGLESRAWQRMLSGRRLDLLDPSPLDVEIADIAHGLARVARWNGQTIGTHIFSVAQHTLLVETVLRHETPRVDQRARLAALLHDAPEYVIGDMISPFKAVLDGHYKAVEKRLLGAIHIRFGLPPVLPEEITQAIKAADRGAAYLEATELAGFSESEARRLFGKDPGLSDSVRRDYLTPWTAARAEKQFLERFGAVFA, encoded by the coding sequence ATGACGGCCAACAAGACTCCGCGCGGCCTGGAATCCCGCGCCTGGCAGCGCATGCTGTCGGGGCGGCGGCTCGATTTGCTCGATCCCTCTCCGCTCGACGTGGAAATCGCCGACATCGCCCATGGGCTCGCGCGCGTCGCGCGCTGGAATGGCCAGACCATTGGCACGCACATCTTCTCGGTAGCGCAGCACACGCTGCTGGTGGAAACCGTGTTGCGGCACGAGACACCGCGCGTCGATCAGCGCGCGCGCCTCGCGGCGCTGCTGCATGACGCGCCCGAATACGTGATCGGCGACATGATCTCGCCCTTCAAGGCCGTGCTCGACGGCCATTACAAGGCCGTGGAGAAGCGCCTGCTCGGCGCCATTCATATCCGCTTCGGCCTGCCGCCGGTGCTGCCCGAGGAGATCACGCAAGCCATCAAGGCCGCCGATCGCGGCGCGGCCTATCTCGAAGCGACCGAGCTCGCCGGCTTCAGCGAAAGCGAGGCCAGGCGCCTGTTCGGCAAGGACCCGGGCCTGTCTGACAGCGTCCGGCGCGACTACCTCACGCCCTGGACCGCGGCGCGGGCCGAGAAACAGTTTCTGGAGCGGTTTGGCGCGGTGTTTGCGTAA
- a CDS encoding DNA-3-methyladenine glycosylase I has translation MSRAPHLHPDGKTRCPWPGEDPLYVAYHDTEWGVPEYDDRALYEKLILDGFQAGLSWITILRKRDNFRKAFDDFQPEKIARYTDKKVHALMNDAGIVRNRAKIDGTILSAKSYLDIMEKGPGFSKLLWDFMDGRPKVNNFKTTASVPASTPLSVQISKELSSRGFKFVGPTIVYAFMQATGMVNDHLVDCHCHASCGKTQRKPRLKVK, from the coding sequence ATGAGCCGTGCTCCCCACCTGCATCCCGACGGAAAGACCCGCTGCCCCTGGCCGGGTGAAGATCCGCTCTACGTCGCCTATCACGACACCGAATGGGGCGTGCCTGAGTATGACGACCGCGCGCTCTACGAAAAGCTGATCCTCGACGGCTTTCAGGCCGGCCTGTCCTGGATCACGATCCTGCGCAAGCGCGACAATTTCCGCAAAGCCTTCGACGATTTCCAGCCGGAGAAGATCGCGCGCTACACCGACAAGAAGGTGCACGCGTTGATGAACGATGCCGGCATCGTGCGTAACCGCGCCAAGATCGACGGCACGATTTTGAGCGCAAAATCCTATCTCGACATCATGGAGAAGGGGCCCGGTTTCTCGAAGCTGTTGTGGGACTTCATGGACGGAAGGCCCAAGGTCAACAATTTCAAGACCACCGCGAGCGTACCGGCCTCGACGCCGCTGTCGGTGCAGATATCGAAGGAGCTGTCCTCGCGCGGCTTCAAGTTCGTCGGCCCGACCATCGTCTATGCCTTCATGCAGGCGACCGGCATGGTCAATGACCATCTGGTCGACTGCCATTGCCACGCGAGCTGCGGCAAGACGCAGCGCAAGCCGCGTCTCAAGGTCAAATGA
- a CDS encoding tyrosine phosphatase family protein, translated as MIHVCSLAALPETVRRTGASHVLTVMANVEQVARPVSVLPANHLKVSMDDITEEMDGFVAPSEAHIDQVLNFVRGWDRNAPLVVHCYAGISRSTASAFAAVCALNPDRDEIEIAKKIRAASPVASPNRRIVGLADRALGRNGRMLQALDEMGPGAMMVEGRPFVIELE; from the coding sequence ATGATCCACGTCTGTTCGCTTGCCGCCCTTCCCGAAACCGTCCGCCGCACCGGGGCCAGCCATGTGCTGACCGTGATGGCCAATGTCGAGCAGGTGGCACGGCCGGTGTCGGTGCTGCCGGCCAATCATCTGAAGGTGTCGATGGACGACATCACCGAGGAGATGGACGGTTTTGTCGCGCCCTCGGAAGCGCATATCGACCAGGTGCTGAACTTCGTGCGCGGCTGGGACCGCAACGCGCCGTTGGTGGTGCATTGCTATGCCGGCATCAGCCGCTCGACCGCGAGCGCGTTCGCGGCCGTCTGCGCGCTCAATCCCGATCGCGACGAGATCGAGATCGCGAAGAAGATCCGCGCCGCCTCCCCGGTCGCCTCGCCGAACCGGCGCATCGTCGGCCTCGCCGATCGCGCACTCGGGCGCAATGGCCGCATGCTGCAGGCGCTCGACGAGATGGGCCCGGGCGCAATGATGGTCGAGGGCCGCCCCTTCGTGATCGAGCTCGAATGA
- a CDS encoding DUF2339 domain-containing protein, translated as MFDAPFDVFAVMFAIAAFLIALKASNQATELRRRLGSLEAALQAPRPIQPPPLLPEQEQAAAPAASAAEPPPLAPETEQAPSLVTADVTPPPIEPSSDAPPPRPAPAPGFEERLGTRWVVWIGGLALALGGFFMVRYSIEAGLIGPGVRVFLGGVFALALLGAGEWTRRKETISNIQALPIANIPAILTAAGTAVAFATVYAAYALYGFLVPATAFVLLGLVALGTLAAALLHGPALAGLGVVGAFITPALVSSAKPDYWALYVFLAIVTAASFGLARIRLWRWLAVTTIVFAVLWIFPGLDTNELQVAPHAFHAIAGFVLAALLVVCGFMFGPTIEDGQIEPVSSSALGAYLFGAMLIVLSSAHADLSLIAFTLLVAATLYVAWRAEAATGALGAAAAVVFIVFAEWAVRANPDMLVLPGGPLPGIGPTATDSSVTLHLMMAAIFAAGFGIAGFLAQGRSNSAIIPVVWAAAAVATPIAVLVALYARIAHLDRSIPFAILAVLLAGAFGLATETLSRRETRPGLAISIALFATGTLGALALALTFALEKGWLTIALALMSLGTAWISMRRPIPFLRWLAAIFAGIVTARVAYDPRIVGDAVGTTPIFNWLLWGYGLPAAAFWAASHFLHRRGDDAPLRMVEAAAILFTALLAFMEIRHLATSGDMTSSPSLLEAGLQVCVALAMAIGLERLRLRSRSIVHNVGAVILTAIAGFISVFGLLFLENPMIWRIDVGGAVFNLLLLGYALPAVLMLLLAYAVVGARGKVYANILAGAALLFALVYLTLEIRRFYHGPILSSGGTTGAEQYTYSIGWLAFGVVLLGIGVLVNSERARLASAAVIGLTILKAFVIDMSTLTGVYRALSFMCLGIVLVAIGWLYQRILFRRQLPPPAPQTSS; from the coding sequence ATGTTCGACGCCCCGTTTGACGTCTTTGCGGTGATGTTTGCGATCGCTGCGTTTTTGATTGCGCTGAAGGCGTCGAACCAGGCGACTGAGTTGCGCCGAAGGCTGGGCTCGCTGGAGGCCGCGCTGCAAGCGCCGCGACCGATCCAGCCGCCGCCGTTGCTGCCCGAGCAGGAGCAGGCAGCTGCGCCCGCAGCGAGCGCGGCAGAGCCGCCGCCGCTTGCGCCCGAAACCGAGCAGGCGCCGTCGCTGGTCACAGCCGACGTGACACCGCCGCCGATCGAGCCCAGTTCCGATGCGCCGCCTCCGCGGCCCGCGCCGGCGCCCGGCTTCGAGGAGCGGCTCGGCACGCGCTGGGTGGTGTGGATCGGCGGCCTTGCGCTCGCGCTCGGCGGCTTCTTCATGGTGCGCTATTCGATCGAGGCCGGCCTTATCGGCCCTGGCGTCCGCGTGTTCCTCGGCGGCGTATTCGCGCTCGCGCTGCTAGGTGCCGGCGAATGGACGCGGCGCAAGGAAACCATCTCCAACATCCAGGCGCTGCCGATCGCCAACATCCCCGCAATCCTGACTGCGGCGGGCACCGCCGTGGCGTTCGCGACGGTCTATGCGGCCTACGCGCTCTACGGCTTCCTCGTGCCCGCGACCGCATTCGTGCTGCTGGGCCTCGTCGCGCTTGGCACGCTGGCTGCGGCCCTTCTCCATGGCCCTGCGCTTGCAGGTCTCGGCGTCGTCGGCGCCTTCATCACGCCTGCTCTCGTCTCCAGCGCAAAGCCGGACTATTGGGCGCTCTACGTCTTTCTCGCCATCGTCACCGCTGCGAGTTTCGGCCTCGCCCGCATCCGGCTGTGGCGCTGGCTCGCGGTGACCACCATCGTCTTCGCCGTGCTCTGGATCTTCCCCGGGCTCGACACCAACGAATTGCAGGTCGCGCCGCACGCTTTCCATGCCATTGCAGGATTCGTGCTCGCCGCACTGCTCGTCGTCTGCGGCTTCATGTTCGGCCCGACCATCGAGGACGGCCAGATCGAACCGGTCTCGTCGAGCGCGCTCGGCGCCTATCTGTTCGGCGCGATGCTGATCGTGCTGTCGAGCGCACATGCCGATCTGTCCCTGATCGCGTTCACTCTTCTTGTCGCCGCGACGCTGTACGTCGCCTGGCGCGCCGAGGCTGCGACCGGCGCGCTGGGCGCGGCGGCCGCGGTCGTCTTCATCGTGTTCGCCGAATGGGCGGTGCGCGCCAATCCCGACATGCTGGTGCTACCCGGCGGCCCGCTGCCCGGCATCGGGCCGACCGCAACCGATAGCTCCGTGACGCTGCATCTGATGATGGCCGCGATCTTCGCCGCCGGCTTCGGCATCGCCGGGTTTCTCGCGCAGGGCCGCTCGAACTCGGCGATCATTCCCGTGGTTTGGGCGGCGGCCGCAGTCGCCACGCCCATTGCCGTTCTCGTTGCGCTCTATGCGCGCATCGCCCATCTCGACCGCTCGATTCCGTTCGCGATCCTCGCGGTGCTGCTCGCCGGCGCATTCGGCCTTGCGACCGAAACGCTCAGCCGCCGCGAAACCCGGCCAGGTCTTGCGATCTCGATCGCGCTGTTCGCCACCGGCACGCTCGGCGCGCTGGCGCTGGCGCTGACCTTCGCTCTGGAGAAGGGCTGGCTCACCATTGCGCTCGCGCTGATGTCGCTCGGCACAGCCTGGATCTCGATGCGGCGACCGATCCCGTTCTTGCGCTGGCTCGCCGCCATCTTCGCCGGCATCGTCACCGCGCGCGTCGCCTATGACCCGCGCATCGTCGGCGACGCCGTCGGCACCACGCCGATCTTCAACTGGCTGTTGTGGGGCTATGGCCTGCCGGCGGCGGCGTTCTGGGCAGCGAGCCATTTCCTGCACCGCCGCGGCGACGACGCGCCGCTGCGCATGGTGGAGGCGGCTGCGATCCTGTTCACGGCGCTGCTCGCCTTCATGGAGATCCGCCATCTCGCGACCTCAGGCGACATGACGTCGTCGCCGTCCCTGCTCGAAGCCGGTTTGCAGGTCTGCGTGGCGCTGGCGATGGCGATCGGGCTCGAGCGGTTGCGGCTGCGCAGCCGCAGCATCGTCCACAATGTCGGCGCCGTCATTCTGACTGCGATCGCCGGGTTCATCAGCGTGTTCGGCCTCCTGTTCCTGGAGAACCCGATGATCTGGCGCATCGACGTCGGCGGCGCGGTGTTCAACCTGCTGCTGCTCGGCTACGCGCTGCCGGCGGTGCTGATGCTGCTGCTCGCCTATGCGGTGGTCGGCGCGCGCGGCAAGGTCTACGCCAACATCCTGGCGGGCGCAGCACTGCTGTTCGCGCTGGTTTACCTGACGCTGGAGATCCGCCGCTTCTATCACGGCCCGATCCTCTCAAGCGGCGGGACCACGGGCGCCGAACAATACACCTATTCGATCGGCTGGCTCGCCTTCGGCGTGGTGCTGCTCGGTATCGGTGTCCTCGTCAACTCCGAGCGGGCGCGGCTGGCGTCCGCCGCCGTGATCGGGCTGACGATCCTGAAGGCCTTCGTGATCGACATGTCGACGCTGACCGGCGTCTACCGCGCACTGTCGTTCATGTGCCTCGGCATCGTGCTGGTCGCGATCGGCTGGCTCTACCAGCGCATCCTGTTCCGGCGGCAGCTGCCGCCGCCGGCGCCGCAGACCAGCAGTTAA
- a CDS encoding NUDIX hydrolase has protein sequence MSDKLLTPIEIGLTAAIVAIEEHEPLVLTARGSDGLAGLPFGPFDAPSHRTFEIGLRAWVEEQAGLRLGYVEQLYTFGDRGRHAEAGDTGAHMVSIGYLALTRTVDGAASSNTASFEPWYRYFPWEDWREEPPAIIARDIIPALTKWAEEETPETTRALPRRDRVRFYFGLEGDAWDEERVLDRYELLYEAGLVEEARRDGRPAALSRKALPALGTSMRFDHRRILATAIARLRAKLKYRPVVFELLPAEFTLTELQYTVEAISGRHLHKQNFRRLVEMEALVEPTGVMSTQTGGRPAALYRFRRDVLQERPAPGLRMRSRR, from the coding sequence ATGAGCGACAAGCTGCTGACGCCGATCGAGATCGGCCTGACTGCCGCGATCGTCGCGATCGAGGAGCATGAGCCGCTGGTGCTGACCGCGCGCGGCAGCGACGGGCTTGCCGGCCTGCCCTTCGGTCCGTTCGACGCGCCGAGCCATCGTACCTTCGAGATCGGCCTGCGTGCCTGGGTCGAGGAACAGGCGGGCTTGCGGCTCGGCTATGTCGAGCAGCTCTACACTTTTGGCGATCGCGGCCGTCATGCGGAGGCCGGCGACACCGGCGCGCACATGGTGTCGATCGGCTATCTCGCGCTGACGCGCACCGTTGACGGCGCGGCGTCCTCCAATACGGCGAGCTTCGAGCCCTGGTATCGCTACTTCCCCTGGGAGGACTGGCGCGAGGAACCGCCCGCGATCATCGCGCGCGACATCATCCCCGCGCTGACCAAATGGGCCGAGGAGGAAACACCCGAGACCACGCGCGCGTTGCCGCGCCGGGATCGTGTGCGGTTCTATTTCGGCCTCGAGGGTGATGCGTGGGACGAGGAGCGCGTGCTCGACCGTTACGAGCTCCTGTACGAGGCCGGCCTCGTCGAGGAAGCCCGGCGCGACGGCCGCCCTGCGGCGTTGTCGCGCAAGGCACTGCCTGCGCTCGGCACCTCGATGCGGTTCGACCACCGCCGGATCCTTGCCACGGCAATCGCGCGGCTGCGCGCAAAGCTGAAGTATCGCCCTGTGGTGTTTGAACTTTTGCCGGCCGAGTTCACACTTACGGAATTGCAGTATACGGTGGAGGCGATCTCGGGCCGGCACCTGCACAAGCAGAACTTCCGTCGCCTGGTCGAGATGGAGGCCCTGGTCGAACCGACCGGAGTGATGTCGACACAGACGGGTGGACGGCCGGCGGCGCTCTATCGCTTCCGCCGCGACGTGCTCCAGGAGCGGCCGGCCCCCGGCTTGCGCATGCGCTCCCGGCGCTAG